The following are encoded in a window of Oncorhynchus mykiss isolate Arlee chromosome Y, USDA_OmykA_1.1, whole genome shotgun sequence genomic DNA:
- the tcf7l1a gene encoding transcription factor 7-like 1-A isoform X2, producing the protein MPQLDGGGGDDLGANDELISFKDEGEQEEKTAENVSSERDLDDVKSSLVNETENNSSSSDSEAGSHRRPQQHRPDWESYVRQREFFAEALRQQHDSGLFKASPYAGYPLLMIPDLGNLANLSHLGNLGNPYLSPGALSPGARTYLQMKWPMLEVPGTSALKDPRSTSPAHMSNKVPVVQHGHMPPFSPLLSYSPDPFPPRTPPPHLSPDTGLPRTPHPAELSPYYPLSPGGMGHMTHPLGWLPGQSMYGIPAGGFRPSYPAALAMNSSMSSLVASRFSPHMVPSLQTSVPHPAIVSTAIKQEPRDGNRHGCGVSMGDREKEEEKKPHVKKPLNAFMLYMKEQRPKVVAECTLKESAAINQILGRRWHSLSREEQSKYYDMARKERQLHSQLYPGWSARDNYGKRKKRKRDGRPETAPDGQITHTQSAAPEEHFSPQPKKSCVSYGTQERPSVSHTHLTHTHLSQASPASSLDSPATPTTALASPAAPAPTHTEHTHSHSEHTHPEQVQPLSLTTKPPRPHSHRETHGQTYTHIQSHTHPHLFTHTHLPLTTKTTSSQSSSSHPPFSPHMSSSSNQTPPLLTGPIPFTSGLAPTTSIHQSTMSSHHVMLQSQPLSLVTRNNH; encoded by the exons ATGCCGCAGCTGGACGGGGGAGGAGGCGATGATTTGGGGGCAAACGACGAGTTAATTTCGTTTAAAGACGAGGGGGAACAGGAGGAAAAAACAGCCGAGAATGTGTCCTCTGAGCGGGACCTGGACGACGTCAAGTCCTCGCTGGTTAACGAGACGGAGAACAACAGCAGTTCGTCTGACTCCGAG GCAGGCAGTCACAGACGTCCACAGCAGCACAGACCAGATTGGGAGAGCTATGTCAGGCAGAGAGAGTTCTTTGCAGAAG CTCTGAGACAGCAACACGACAGTGGGTTGTTCAAGGCATCTCCATATGCTGGCTATCCCTTACTGATGATCCCTGACCTGGGTAACCTAGCTAACCTGAGTCACCTGGGGAACCTTGGCAACCCCTACCTCTCTCCCGGAGCCCTCTCACCCGGCGCCAGGACG TATCTACAGATGAAGTGGCCCATGCTGGAGGTTCCAGGAACATCCGCTTTAAAAGACCCTCGCTCCACCTCCCCCGCTCACATG tcCAATAAGGTACCAGTGGTGCAGCACGGTCACatgccccccttctctcccctcctgtcctacAGTCCAGACCCCTTCCCCCCGCGGAcaccccctcctcacctctcacctGACACAG GTCTTCCCCGCACTCCCCACCCAGCAGAGCTCTCCCcctactaccctctctctcctggaggcATGGGACACATGACACATCCTTTGGGCTGGCT gCCGGGCCAGTCTATGTACGGTATTCCAGCGGGGGGGTTTAGACCATCCTACCCTGCAGCTCTCGCCATGAACTCTTCTATGTCCAG CTTGGTGGCCAGTCGTTTCTCGCCCCACATGGTCCCGTCCCTGCAGACGTCTGTCCCTCACCCTGCCATCGTTTCCACGGCGATCAAACAGGAACCAAGAGACGGCAACCGCCACGG GTGTGGCGTATccatgggggacagagagaaagaggaggagaagaagcccCATGTGAAAAAGCCTCTGAATGCCTTTATGCTGTACATGAAGGAGCAGAGACCCAAGGTGGTGGCAGAGTGCACGCTGAAGGAGAGCGCTGCCATCAACCAGATACTGGGACGCAGG tgGCACTCTCTATCTCGTGAGGAGCAGTCAAAATACTACGATATGGCCCGTAAAGAGAGACAGCTACACTCCCAACTCTACCCTGGATGGTCAGCTAGAGACAACTAC gggaagagaaagaagaggaagagagatggcaGGCCAGAGACTGCTCCAGATGGACAAATAACACACACCCAGTCTGCTGCTCCAGAGG AGCACTTCTCTCCACAGCCCAAGAAGTCATGTGTGTCGTATGGAACTCAGGAGAGGCCCAGTGTTtctcacacacacctgacacacacacacctgtcccaggCTAGTCCCGCCTCCTCCCTGGACTCTCCAGCCACGCCCACCACTGCTCTGGCCTCCCCTGCCGCTcccgcacccacacacactgaacacacacactctcactctgaGCACACACATCCTGAGCAGGTCCAGCCCCTCTCCCTCACCACCAAACCCCCTCGCCCACACTCGCACAGGGAGACACACGGTCAGACTTACACCCACATccagtctcacacacacccacacttgttcactcacacacacctgcccCTCACCACTAAGACCACTTCATCTCaatcctcttcctctcatccccccttttctccccacaTGAGCTCATCCAGTAACCAGACTCCGCCGCTCCTTACTGGACCAATCCCCTTCACCTCTGGCTTAGCCCCTACCACCTCCATCCACCAATCGACGATGAGCTCCCATCATGTCATGCTCCAgtcccagcctctctccctcgtCACCAGAAATAATCATTGA
- the tcf7l1a gene encoding transcription factor 7-like 1-A isoform X1, producing the protein MPQLDGGGGDDLGANDELISFKDEGEQEEKTAENVSSERDLDDVKSSLVNETENNSSSSDSEQAGSHRRPQQHRPDWESYVRQREFFAEALRQQHDSGLFKASPYAGYPLLMIPDLGNLANLSHLGNLGNPYLSPGALSPGARTYLQMKWPMLEVPGTSALKDPRSTSPAHMSNKVPVVQHGHMPPFSPLLSYSPDPFPPRTPPPHLSPDTGLPRTPHPAELSPYYPLSPGGMGHMTHPLGWLPGQSMYGIPAGGFRPSYPAALAMNSSMSSLVASRFSPHMVPSLQTSVPHPAIVSTAIKQEPRDGNRHGCGVSMGDREKEEEKKPHVKKPLNAFMLYMKEQRPKVVAECTLKESAAINQILGRRWHSLSREEQSKYYDMARKERQLHSQLYPGWSARDNYGKRKKRKRDGRPETAPDGQITHTQSAAPEEHFSPQPKKSCVSYGTQERPSVSHTHLTHTHLSQASPASSLDSPATPTTALASPAAPAPTHTEHTHSHSEHTHPEQVQPLSLTTKPPRPHSHRETHGQTYTHIQSHTHPHLFTHTHLPLTTKTTSSQSSSSHPPFSPHMSSSSNQTPPLLTGPIPFTSGLAPTTSIHQSTMSSHHVMLQSQPLSLVTRNNH; encoded by the exons ATGCCGCAGCTGGACGGGGGAGGAGGCGATGATTTGGGGGCAAACGACGAGTTAATTTCGTTTAAAGACGAGGGGGAACAGGAGGAAAAAACAGCCGAGAATGTGTCCTCTGAGCGGGACCTGGACGACGTCAAGTCCTCGCTGGTTAACGAGACGGAGAACAACAGCAGTTCGTCTGACTCCGAG CAGGCAGGCAGTCACAGACGTCCACAGCAGCACAGACCAGATTGGGAGAGCTATGTCAGGCAGAGAGAGTTCTTTGCAGAAG CTCTGAGACAGCAACACGACAGTGGGTTGTTCAAGGCATCTCCATATGCTGGCTATCCCTTACTGATGATCCCTGACCTGGGTAACCTAGCTAACCTGAGTCACCTGGGGAACCTTGGCAACCCCTACCTCTCTCCCGGAGCCCTCTCACCCGGCGCCAGGACG TATCTACAGATGAAGTGGCCCATGCTGGAGGTTCCAGGAACATCCGCTTTAAAAGACCCTCGCTCCACCTCCCCCGCTCACATG tcCAATAAGGTACCAGTGGTGCAGCACGGTCACatgccccccttctctcccctcctgtcctacAGTCCAGACCCCTTCCCCCCGCGGAcaccccctcctcacctctcacctGACACAG GTCTTCCCCGCACTCCCCACCCAGCAGAGCTCTCCCcctactaccctctctctcctggaggcATGGGACACATGACACATCCTTTGGGCTGGCT gCCGGGCCAGTCTATGTACGGTATTCCAGCGGGGGGGTTTAGACCATCCTACCCTGCAGCTCTCGCCATGAACTCTTCTATGTCCAG CTTGGTGGCCAGTCGTTTCTCGCCCCACATGGTCCCGTCCCTGCAGACGTCTGTCCCTCACCCTGCCATCGTTTCCACGGCGATCAAACAGGAACCAAGAGACGGCAACCGCCACGG GTGTGGCGTATccatgggggacagagagaaagaggaggagaagaagcccCATGTGAAAAAGCCTCTGAATGCCTTTATGCTGTACATGAAGGAGCAGAGACCCAAGGTGGTGGCAGAGTGCACGCTGAAGGAGAGCGCTGCCATCAACCAGATACTGGGACGCAGG tgGCACTCTCTATCTCGTGAGGAGCAGTCAAAATACTACGATATGGCCCGTAAAGAGAGACAGCTACACTCCCAACTCTACCCTGGATGGTCAGCTAGAGACAACTAC gggaagagaaagaagaggaagagagatggcaGGCCAGAGACTGCTCCAGATGGACAAATAACACACACCCAGTCTGCTGCTCCAGAGG AGCACTTCTCTCCACAGCCCAAGAAGTCATGTGTGTCGTATGGAACTCAGGAGAGGCCCAGTGTTtctcacacacacctgacacacacacacctgtcccaggCTAGTCCCGCCTCCTCCCTGGACTCTCCAGCCACGCCCACCACTGCTCTGGCCTCCCCTGCCGCTcccgcacccacacacactgaacacacacactctcactctgaGCACACACATCCTGAGCAGGTCCAGCCCCTCTCCCTCACCACCAAACCCCCTCGCCCACACTCGCACAGGGAGACACACGGTCAGACTTACACCCACATccagtctcacacacacccacacttgttcactcacacacacctgcccCTCACCACTAAGACCACTTCATCTCaatcctcttcctctcatccccccttttctccccacaTGAGCTCATCCAGTAACCAGACTCCGCCGCTCCTTACTGGACCAATCCCCTTCACCTCTGGCTTAGCCCCTACCACCTCCATCCACCAATCGACGATGAGCTCCCATCATGTCATGCTCCAgtcccagcctctctccctcgtCACCAGAAATAATCATTGA